The proteins below come from a single Parazoarcus communis genomic window:
- a CDS encoding ABC transporter permease, which yields MIFLLLPAAAFFGAFFILPMCRLFLVGGSGARGWSAYTAILTDPIYFNSLLATLGVAAATTVATLLISAIAGVFLQRHRFPGNALLVSMLTLPLAFPGVVIGFMVIMLAGRQGLIGTITQALGGDKWVFAYSLAGLFMGYVYFSVPRTILTVMSATEKLDPRLEEAARSLGASTWRVVLDVILPGLKPAFISAGAICFATAVGAFGTAFTLAARINVLPMVIYTEFTLSANIAMAAALSFVLGAVTWLVLALARTAAGSTVAAAG from the coding sequence ATGATCTTTCTACTCCTGCCTGCGGCCGCCTTCTTCGGGGCCTTCTTCATTCTGCCAATGTGCCGGCTGTTTCTCGTCGGCGGCAGCGGTGCGCGCGGCTGGTCGGCCTACACCGCCATCCTCACCGATCCGATCTACTTCAACTCGCTGCTGGCCACGCTTGGCGTCGCCGCCGCCACCACCGTGGCCACCCTGCTGATCAGCGCCATCGCCGGCGTGTTTCTGCAGCGCCACCGCTTTCCCGGCAATGCGCTGCTGGTGTCGATGCTCACTTTGCCGCTGGCCTTTCCCGGTGTCGTGATCGGCTTCATGGTGATCATGCTCGCGGGGCGTCAGGGCCTGATCGGCACCATTACCCAGGCTCTGGGTGGCGACAAATGGGTGTTTGCCTATTCGCTTGCTGGCCTGTTCATGGGCTATGTCTATTTCTCCGTGCCACGCACCATCCTTACCGTGATGAGTGCGACCGAGAAGCTCGATCCCCGGCTCGAGGAGGCGGCGCGTTCGCTTGGCGCGTCCACCTGGCGGGTGGTGCTCGACGTGATTCTGCCCGGCCTCAAGCCAGCCTTCATTTCCGCCGGCGCGATCTGTTTCGCGACCGCGGTCGGCGCCTTCGGCACCGCATTCACGCTGGCGGCGCGCATCAACGTGCTGCCGATGGTCATCTATACCGAGTTCACCCTGTCGGCCAACATCGCCATGGCGGCGGCCCTGAGTTTCGTGCTCGGCGCGGTGACCTGGCTGGTGCTCGCACTGGCGCGGACGGCTGCGGGTTCCACCGTCGCAGCCGCAGGATGA
- a CDS encoding extracellular solute-binding protein: protein MNFPKMRRFVAGVALAVTAVGTIASAHAEGHAICYNCPPEWADWGSQLKAINARLGIQVPPDNKNSGQSIAALIAEKANPVADVVYLGGIAADPARDAGVLTPYQPKGWEKIPDGLKDPNGHWFAIHSGTLGLFVNTAALGGKPVPQRWSDLLKPEYKGMVGYLDPTSAAVGQLGVMAINLALGGSYDNIDPAIAFLNQLSKNQPIVPKQTSYARVISGEIPILIDYDFNAYRGQYGDKAPTRFVIPQEGTVVLPYVMGLVKGGPQADNGRKILDFVLSDESQTMWGNAYLRPVFAEHLSAEAKARFLPDADYARAKPVDLKKLAAAQPMIVERYRNEVK, encoded by the coding sequence ATGAACTTTCCGAAAATGCGACGTTTCGTCGCCGGCGTCGCGCTGGCCGTGACTGCCGTCGGCACCATTGCCTCTGCGCATGCCGAAGGCCACGCGATCTGCTACAACTGCCCGCCCGAATGGGCCGACTGGGGCTCGCAGCTCAAGGCCATCAACGCGCGTCTTGGCATCCAGGTGCCGCCGGACAACAAGAACTCGGGGCAATCGATCGCAGCGCTCATCGCCGAGAAGGCCAATCCGGTGGCAGACGTCGTCTATCTCGGCGGCATCGCTGCCGACCCGGCGCGCGACGCCGGTGTGCTGACACCCTACCAGCCCAAGGGCTGGGAGAAGATTCCTGACGGGCTGAAAGATCCGAACGGCCACTGGTTTGCCATCCACTCCGGCACACTGGGCCTGTTCGTCAATACCGCAGCACTTGGCGGCAAGCCGGTGCCGCAGCGCTGGTCCGATCTGCTCAAGCCGGAATACAAGGGCATGGTCGGCTATCTCGACCCGACCTCGGCCGCCGTCGGCCAGCTTGGCGTGATGGCGATCAACCTCGCGCTCGGCGGCAGCTACGACAACATCGACCCGGCGATTGCCTTCCTCAATCAGCTGTCGAAGAACCAGCCGATTGTGCCCAAGCAGACCTCCTACGCCCGCGTCATCTCCGGCGAGATCCCCATCCTGATCGACTACGACTTCAACGCCTATCGCGGTCAGTATGGCGACAAGGCGCCGACCCGCTTCGTCATTCCGCAGGAAGGCACCGTGGTGCTGCCCTATGTGATGGGTCTGGTGAAGGGCGGGCCGCAAGCGGACAACGGCCGCAAGATCCTCGACTTCGTGCTGTCGGATGAAAGCCAGACCATGTGGGGCAATGCCTATCTGCGCCCGGTGTTTGCCGAGCATCTGTCGGCCGAAGCCAAGGCCCGCTTCCTGCCCGACGCCGACTACGCGCGCGCAAAACCGGTCGACCTGAAAAAGCTCGCCGCCGCGCAGCCGATGATCGTCGAACGCTACCGCAACGAAGTGAAGTAA